A window of Gouania willdenowi chromosome 12, fGouWil2.1, whole genome shotgun sequence contains these coding sequences:
- the setd1ba gene encoding histone-lysine N-methyltransferase SETD1B-A isoform X1 has product MSKPGEKSRLNEDHGRKLSSSLANGTDTHPVCGSAEKRSHNCRSYKLIIDPALKKGSHKLYRYDGQTFSMPNPGFPPVDMLRDPRIGRLWTKYKETDLPVPKFKIDECYIGPVPPKEVTFARLNDNIREGFLTDMCKKFGEIEEVEIMYNPKNKKHLGIAKVVFESVKSAKLAVKALHKTSVMGNIIHVELDPKGENRLRYFQLLMNGSYTPRTLPVSGEEARELSPRILAEALLACEPIRRLESNMSTTGGPLPPSSSSTPQTAETGYNSIRQDTPQSQGTPHTPRQTGTPYSQDSNYSSRQSTPAYQSSRAESSGSSYKSRRHESKFQDAYNRRPERPQYRSNMYRSTTSEQASFKQHQLTPPEPPLPATPFSYTPPPPTTPTFKTAFLPYQAPLPPTFPPSEPAFHHPTQRDGEYLRPPQPPLATHTDFLPTKDRPETPPIPEPPPEPVPHPTTPPPQTPERCPSPGSPVLDPERNSLDSRIEMLLKEKRTKLLPFLEERDSDTELRMEGSPISSSSSQMSPIPPYMGGSQGTQHNSRPSSTGLEDISPTPLPDSEDDEPIPGTASMVKRASSPVHEETTNNDLKDGPFKGQTPTDKMETCHQSSGEDMEISEDEMPGTPITSGECSKGIVVNSAVSPMQNIGYHPLQHQAGFEFPHHHLAPHSAVQGHPAHLAAHSGVPHHMLTHMGHYPASMMPLMQMELLNCLRWEQWSTVPMSFQMQQQMLSRISQTRGPYPYLHYMDGATGAFGGPYQPVSIGATPANSTEVPGEQWQNPSVPTFNPTVPPPGYETKKEDPHKATVEGVLLVIVKELKAIMKRDLNRKMVEVVAFRAFDEWWDKKEHSAKMSLTPVKGVEVREEERPKPKEMIGSSLLENWNKGEGLGYEGMGLGIGLRGAIRLPSFKVKRKDPPEAAAVSDSKRARPSTPVDEDLADEDRDPTELPLDDSKMDSDGTSAKRRHSRPLELDSEGEEEMDTSEKEESLSDREEEPEETEAAERLSLGKGSDADGNEEEEEEADSSSSSSSSDSSDDEAESLSSYQASLDSQSSDSSEYESSADDEDEENRDVAAEESEGRGKVQISSSSSSSSSSSSSSDEEEGESKTKPPSPVTGPTPEVEEEPHSKAKRRPPSPVEEVKDVKPPSPKTLSGAFKEEVIDGPIPVVKSEPLEHTVKLRPPTPTETPIETKQVPAAKGKTEPEEVPCTPGRLSSPYVDPNTLILPLTPHHVLEVPSHLHPPPTFLTDVPQRARLPTDEEIPRTPGRDLMERARSLGKSQSTDTVPNTPGSDAPLTGSSLMLSSPHIPGSPFSYPSQSPILSAGVPRTPGRDLTFTPVFPDPTALTFNRKVSSESLDDRPVFKEPPVSALPDQVLPAGSEQSASIPAESADVSKQSDETPSKKKAARSKGNKNLELCATDEASELSSESSALPPQAHPGDLSMQTLSSKSPKHPSLDFREREAEPQTVLSSEDGFLSYEEEPPVAKPTRRARRAWDEILLGSLSPVTSPPGSYFSQRSDFEEVTILYDIWNEGIDEEDIRLLQVTYDKMLQQDNGNDWLNDTLWVNHPATSVPSVKKKKRDDGMRDHTTGCARSEGYYKIDKKDKIKYLQSTRLLSEEPPVDTQGMSIPAQVHASTRAGSERRSEQRRLLSSFACDSDLLKFNQLKFRKKKIRFCKSHIHDWGLFAMEPIAADEMVIEYVGQNIRQVIADMREKRYEEEGIGSSYMFRVDHDTIIDATKCGNFARFINHSCNPNCYAKVITVESQKKIVIYSRQPINVNEEITYDYKFPIEDEKIPCLCGAENCRGTLN; this is encoded by the exons ATGTCCAAGCCCGGAGAGAAGAGCAGATTGAACGAGGACCATGGCAGAAAGCTGAGTTCAA GTCTGGCCAACGGCACGGACACCCATCCAGTCTGCGGCTCGGCAGAGAAGCGCAGCCACAACTGCAGGAGTTACAAGTTGATCATCGACCCGGCGCTGAAGAAGGGATCGCACAAACTGTACCGCTATGATGGACAGACCTTCAGCATGCCT AACCCCGGCTTTCCTCCAGTGGACATGCTCCGGGACCCGAGGATCGGTCGCCTGTGGACAAAGTACAAGGAGACCGACCTACCGGTGCCCAAGTTTAAG ATCGACGAGTGTTACATTGGCCCCGTGCCTCCAAAGGAGGTGACATTCGCTCGACTCAACGACAACATCAGGGAGGGCTTTCTCACCGACATGTGCAAAAAGTTTGGGGAGATTGAGGAAGTCGAGATCATGTACAACCCCAAAAATAAGAAGCACCTGGGAATAGCCAAAGTggtttttgagtctgtcaagTCTGCCAAACTGGCAGTGAAAGCGCTCCACAAAACATCTGTTATGGGAAACATCATCCACGTGGAGCTGGACCCgaaag GTGAGAATCGCCTGCGGTACTTCCAGCTCCTGATGAATGGCAGCTACACTCCTCGGACTCTGCCTGTCAGTGGGGAGGAAGCCAGAGAACTGTCCCCTCGAATTCTAGCCGAGGCATTACTG GCATGTGAGCCCATCCGCAGGTTGGAGAGCAACATGTCCACCACAGGAGGACCATTACCACCCAGCAGCTCCAGCACCCCTCAGACCGCAGAGACTGGTTACAACAGCATAAGGCAGGACACGCCCCAGTCCCAGGGGACCCCTCATACCCCACGTCAGACAGGTACACCCTATTCTCAAGACTCTAATTACTCCAGTCGGCAGTCCACGCCGGCGTACCAGTCGAGTCGGGCGGAGAGCTCTGGCAGCAGTTACAAGTCTCGCAGACATGAGAGTAAGTTCCAGGACGCGTACAACCGGCGCCCGGAGAGGCCTCAGTATCGCAGCAACATGTACCGGAGTACGACTTCAGAGCAGGCGTCTTTCAAACAGCACCAGCTCACCCCACCTGAACCTCCACTCCCCGCCACCCCCTTTAGCTATACACCCCCTCCCCCGACAACGCCCACCTTCAAGACTGCGTTCTTGCCTTACCAGGCCCCCTTGCCCCCCACCTTCCCCCCATCAGAGCCAGCGTTCCATCACCCCACACAAAGGGATGGTGAGTACCTCCGACCACCACAGCCACCTTtggcaacacacacagacttccTGCCCACTAAGGATAGGCCAGAGACGCCACCGATCCCAGAGCCACCACCTGAGCCTGTGCCCCACCCAACCACCCCACCTCCTCAAACACCAGAACGCTGCCCCTCGCCGGGTTCCCCAGTGCTGGATCCAGAGCGCAACAGCTTGGATTCTCGCATCGAGATGCTCCTCAAGGAGAAACGGACAAAACTGCTGCCATTTCTCGAGGAGCGAGACTCGGACACTGAGTTGCGAATGGAGGGAAGTCCGATTTCGTCTTCTTCATCGCAGATGTCGCCAATCCCCCCGTACATGGGTGGCTCTCAGGGGACGCAGCACAATTCTCGTCCCTCCAGCACAGGCTTAGAGGACATCAGCCCGACACCTCTGCCTGACTCTGAGGATGACGAGCCCATTCCCGGAACTGCCTCCATGGTCAAGAGAGCCAGCTCTCCTGTTCACGAGGAGACGACCAACAACGACCTCAAAGACGGACCTTTCAAAGGACAGACTCCTACTGACAAAATGGAAACG TGTCATCAGTCGTCAGGAGAAGACATGGAGATCTCAGAAGACGAGATGCCTGGTACGCCGATCACCAGCGGAGAATGCAGTAAAGGCATCGTTGTGAACTCGGCCGTGTCTCCGATGCAGAACATTGGTTACCACCCCCTACAGCACCAGGCCGGCTTTGAGTTCCCACACCATCACCTTGCCCCTCACTCTGCCGTCCAGGGACACCCTGCTCACCTGGCTGCACATTCAGGAGTACCTCACCACATGCTGACACACATGGGTCACTACCCTGCCAGTATGATGCCACTGATGCAGATGGAACTGTTGAACTGCTTGCGCTGGGAACAGTGGAGTACGGTCCCTATGTCCTTCCAGATGCAGCAGCAGATGCTAAGTCGCATTTCTCAAACTAGAGGACCCTACCCTTATTTGCACTACATGGACGGTGCAACGGGGGCCTTTGGAGGGCCCTACCAACCTGTCTCTATAGGGGCTACACCAGCTAACAGCACTGAGGTGCCAGGAGAGCAGTGGCAGAATCCCAGCGTACCAACCTTTAACCCTACGGTTCCACCTCCTGGATatgagacaaaaaaagaagatcCTCACAAGGCCACCGTTGAGGGTGTGCTGCTGGTCATTGTCAAAGAGCTGAAGGCCATAATGAAGAGGGACCTCAACCGCAagatggtggaggtggtggcCTTCAGGGCCTTTGATGAGTGGTGGGACAAGAAGGAACACTCGGCTAAA ATGTCTCTGACACCGGTAAAAGGCGTAGAagtgagagaagaagaaagaccTAAACCCAAAGAGATGATTGGTTCAAGTCTCCTGGAAAATTGGAACAAAGGGGAGGGTCTGGGATACGAGGGAATGGGCCTGGGAATCGGATTAAGGGGAGCAATCCGCCTGCCTTCCTTCAAG GTTAAAAGGAAAGACCCGCCTGAGGCTGCTGCAGTCAGCGACAGTAAACGAGCCCGGCCCTCAACCCCGGTGGACGAGGACCTCGCAGACGAAG atcGGGATCCGACTGAGCTTCCTTTGGATGATTCCAAAATGGACAGCGATGGGACTTCGGCAAAGCGACGGCACTCGCGGCCACTTGAGCTTGACAGCGAGGGAGAGGAGGAGATGGACACCTCAGAAAAGGAGGAGTCATTGTCGGACAGAGAGGAAGAACCTGAGGAAACAGAAGCTGCTGAAAGGTTGTCATTGGGCAAG GGAAGTGATGCTGATggtaatgaagaagaagaagaagaagctgactcatccagcagcagctcctcctcagATTCCTCTGATGATG AAGCTGAGAGTTTATCCTCGTACCAAGCCAGTTTGGACTCACAGAGCTCCGACTCCTCTGAATACGAATCCAGTGCAGACGACGAAGACGAGGAGAACAGGGATGTGGCAGCAGAGGAGAGCGAGGGTCGGGGCAAAGTGCAGATTTCGTCGTCttcctcatcttcctcctcctcctcttcatcctctgaTGAAGAGGAGGGAGAGTCCAAGACCAAACCACCTAGTCCTGTCACTGGACCGACCCCcgaggtggaggaggagccacACAGCAAAGCCAAGCGTAGACCCCCCAGCCCTGTGGAGGAGGTGAAAGATGTGAAGCCACCATCGCCAAAGACCCTCTCAGGTgcgt TCAAAGAAGAGGTCATCGACGGTCCTATTCCTGTCGTGAAGTCTGAGCCCCTGGAGCACACTGTGAAGCTCCggccccccacccccacagaAACCCCCATTGAAACTAAACAGGTTCCTGCAGCCAAAGGTAAAACAGAGCCTGAGGAGGTTCCATGCACCCCCGGTAGATTATCCTCCCCCTACGTAGACCCTAACACATTGATCCTCCCTCTAACTCCTCACCACGTACTAGAAGTTCCATCCCACCTGCACCCTCCCCCCACCTTTCTGACAGATGTCCCTCAGCGGGCCAGACTTCCCACTGATGAGGAGATCCCACGGACACCAGGACGGGACTTGATGGAGCGTGCAAGGAGTCTGGGTAAATCCCAGAGTACCGACACGGTGCCAAACACCCCCGGCAGTGACGCCCCACTGACAGGCAGCAGTCTGATGCTCAGCTCCCCCCACATCCCTGGTAGTCCCTTCTCCTACCCCTCACAGTCCCCCATCCTTAGCGCCGGAGTCCCTCGCACCCCAGGCAGAGACTTAACGTTCACCCCTGTGTTCCCCGACCCCACAGCGCTCACGTTCAACAGGAAAGTGTCCTCTGAGAGCCTCGACGACAGACCCGTCTTTAAGGAGCCGCCCGTCAGTGCCCTCCCCGATCAGGTGCTCCCAGCTGGCTCTGAGCAGTCTGCGAGCATCCCCGCAGAGTCTGCTGACGTGTCCAAACAATCAGACGAAACCCCGTCAAAGAAGAAAGCAGCACGATCCAAGGGTAATAAGAACCTGGAGTTGTGTGCTACTGATGAAGCCTCAGAGCTGTCCTCTGAGTCCAGCGCTCTTCCCCCCCAAGCACATCCTGGAGATCTGTCTATGCAAACCCTTTCCTCCAAGTCCCCCAAACACCCAAGCCTGGATTTCCGGGAACGAGAAGCAGAGCCTCAGACGGTGTTGTCCAGCGAGGATGGCTTCCTGTCCTACGAGGAAGAGCCACCCGTGGCCAAGCCCACGCGGAGGGCTCGGCGCGCCTGGGATGAGATCCTGCTGGGCAGCCTGTCGCCCGTCACCTCGCCACCCGGTTCCTACTTCTCCCAACGCTCCGACTTTGAGGAGGTGACCATCCTGTACGACATCTGGAACGAAGGCATCGACGAGGAGGACATACGGCTGCTGCAGGTCACCTACGACAAGATGCTGCAGCAGGACAACGGCAACGACTGGCTCAACGACACACTGTGGGTCAACCATCCTG CGACCAGCGTTCCCAGTGTGAAGAAAAAGAAGCGAGACGACGGGATGAGGGATCACACCACCGGCTGTGCACGAAGCGAAGGATATTATAAGATCGACAAGAAGGACAAGATCAAATACCTGCAGAGCACACGGCTGCTGTCAGAGGAGCCCCCGGTCGACACTCAG GGCATGAGCATCCCTGCACAGGTGCACGCCTCCACCAGAGCTGGGTCAGAGCGGCGGTCGGAGCAGCGGCGGTTGTTGTCCTCGTTTGCCTGTGACAGTGACCTGCTGAAGTTCAACCAGTTAAAG tTCCGTAAGAAGAAGATCCGATTCTGTAAATCTCACATCCACGACTGGGGTCTGTTTGCCATGGAACCCATCGCCGCCGATGAGATGGTGATCGAGTACGTCGGACAGAACATCCGACAG GTGATCGCTGACATGCGGGAGAAACGCTACGAGGAGGAAGGGATCGGAAGCAGCTACATGTTCCGCGTGGACCACGACACCATCATAGATGCAACCAAGTGTGGGAACTTTGCCCGTTTCATCAACCACAGCTGCAAC CCCAACTGTTATGCTAAAGTGATCACGGTGGAATCCCAGAAGAAGATCGTGATCTACTCGAGGCAGCCAATCAACGTCAACGAGGAGATCACGTACGACTACAAGTTCCCCATCGAGGACGAGAAGATCCCGTGTCTGTGCGGGGCCGAGAACTGTAGAGGAACGCTGAATTAA
- the setd1ba gene encoding histone-lysine N-methyltransferase SETD1B-A isoform X2, with translation MSKPGEKSRLNEDHGRKLSSSLANGTDTHPVCGSAEKRSHNCRSYKLIIDPALKKGSHKLYRYDGQTFSMPNPGFPPVDMLRDPRIGRLWTKYKETDLPVPKFKIDECYIGPVPPKEVTFARLNDNIREGFLTDMCKKFGEIEEVEIMYNPKNKKHLGIAKVVFESVKSAKLAVKALHKTSVMGNIIHVELDPKGENRLRYFQLLMNGSYTPRTLPVSGEEARELSPRILAEALLACEPIRRLESNMSTTGGPLPPSSSSTPQTAETGYNSIRQDTPQSQGTPHTPRQTGTPYSQDSNYSSRQSTPAYQSSRAESSGSSYKSRRHESKFQDAYNRRPERPQYRSNMYRSTTSEQASFKQHQLTPPEPPLPATPFSYTPPPPTTPTFKTAFLPYQAPLPPTFPPSEPAFHHPTQRDGEYLRPPQPPLATHTDFLPTKDRPETPPIPEPPPEPVPHPTTPPPQTPERCPSPGSPVLDPERNSLDSRIEMLLKEKRTKLLPFLEERDSDTELRMEGSPISSSSSQMSPIPPYMGGSQGTQHNSRPSSTGLEDISPTPLPDSEDDEPIPGTASMVKRASSPVHEETTNNDLKDGPFKGQTPTDKMETCHQSSGEDMEISEDEMPGTPITSGECSKGIVVNSAVSPMQNIGYHPLQHQAGFEFPHHHLAPHSAVQGHPAHLAAHSGVPHHMLTHMGHYPASMMPLMQMELLNCLRWEQWSTVPMSFQMQQQMLSRISQTRGPYPYLHYMDGATGAFGGPYQPVSIGATPANSTEVPGEQWQNPSVPTFNPTVPPPGYETKKEDPHKATVEGVLLVIVKELKAIMKRDLNRKMVEVVAFRAFDEWWDKKEHSAKMSLTPVKGVEVREEERPKPKEMIGSSLLENWNKGEGLGYEGMGLGIGLRGAIRLPSFKVKRKDPPEAAAVSDSKRARPSTPVDEDLADEDRDPTELPLDDSKMDSDGTSAKRRHSRPLELDSEGEEEMDTSEKEESLSDREEEPEETEAAERLSLGKGSDADGNEEEEEEADSSSSSSSSDSSDDEAESLSSYQASLDSQSSDSSEYESSADDEDEENRDVAAEESEGRGKVQISSSSSSSSSSSSSSDEEEGESKTKPPSPVTGPTPEVEEEPHSKAKRRPPSPVEEVKDVKPPSPKTLSVKEEVIDGPIPVVKSEPLEHTVKLRPPTPTETPIETKQVPAAKGKTEPEEVPCTPGRLSSPYVDPNTLILPLTPHHVLEVPSHLHPPPTFLTDVPQRARLPTDEEIPRTPGRDLMERARSLGKSQSTDTVPNTPGSDAPLTGSSLMLSSPHIPGSPFSYPSQSPILSAGVPRTPGRDLTFTPVFPDPTALTFNRKVSSESLDDRPVFKEPPVSALPDQVLPAGSEQSASIPAESADVSKQSDETPSKKKAARSKGNKNLELCATDEASELSSESSALPPQAHPGDLSMQTLSSKSPKHPSLDFREREAEPQTVLSSEDGFLSYEEEPPVAKPTRRARRAWDEILLGSLSPVTSPPGSYFSQRSDFEEVTILYDIWNEGIDEEDIRLLQVTYDKMLQQDNGNDWLNDTLWVNHPATSVPSVKKKKRDDGMRDHTTGCARSEGYYKIDKKDKIKYLQSTRLLSEEPPVDTQGMSIPAQVHASTRAGSERRSEQRRLLSSFACDSDLLKFNQLKFRKKKIRFCKSHIHDWGLFAMEPIAADEMVIEYVGQNIRQVIADMREKRYEEEGIGSSYMFRVDHDTIIDATKCGNFARFINHSCNPNCYAKVITVESQKKIVIYSRQPINVNEEITYDYKFPIEDEKIPCLCGAENCRGTLN, from the exons ATGTCCAAGCCCGGAGAGAAGAGCAGATTGAACGAGGACCATGGCAGAAAGCTGAGTTCAA GTCTGGCCAACGGCACGGACACCCATCCAGTCTGCGGCTCGGCAGAGAAGCGCAGCCACAACTGCAGGAGTTACAAGTTGATCATCGACCCGGCGCTGAAGAAGGGATCGCACAAACTGTACCGCTATGATGGACAGACCTTCAGCATGCCT AACCCCGGCTTTCCTCCAGTGGACATGCTCCGGGACCCGAGGATCGGTCGCCTGTGGACAAAGTACAAGGAGACCGACCTACCGGTGCCCAAGTTTAAG ATCGACGAGTGTTACATTGGCCCCGTGCCTCCAAAGGAGGTGACATTCGCTCGACTCAACGACAACATCAGGGAGGGCTTTCTCACCGACATGTGCAAAAAGTTTGGGGAGATTGAGGAAGTCGAGATCATGTACAACCCCAAAAATAAGAAGCACCTGGGAATAGCCAAAGTggtttttgagtctgtcaagTCTGCCAAACTGGCAGTGAAAGCGCTCCACAAAACATCTGTTATGGGAAACATCATCCACGTGGAGCTGGACCCgaaag GTGAGAATCGCCTGCGGTACTTCCAGCTCCTGATGAATGGCAGCTACACTCCTCGGACTCTGCCTGTCAGTGGGGAGGAAGCCAGAGAACTGTCCCCTCGAATTCTAGCCGAGGCATTACTG GCATGTGAGCCCATCCGCAGGTTGGAGAGCAACATGTCCACCACAGGAGGACCATTACCACCCAGCAGCTCCAGCACCCCTCAGACCGCAGAGACTGGTTACAACAGCATAAGGCAGGACACGCCCCAGTCCCAGGGGACCCCTCATACCCCACGTCAGACAGGTACACCCTATTCTCAAGACTCTAATTACTCCAGTCGGCAGTCCACGCCGGCGTACCAGTCGAGTCGGGCGGAGAGCTCTGGCAGCAGTTACAAGTCTCGCAGACATGAGAGTAAGTTCCAGGACGCGTACAACCGGCGCCCGGAGAGGCCTCAGTATCGCAGCAACATGTACCGGAGTACGACTTCAGAGCAGGCGTCTTTCAAACAGCACCAGCTCACCCCACCTGAACCTCCACTCCCCGCCACCCCCTTTAGCTATACACCCCCTCCCCCGACAACGCCCACCTTCAAGACTGCGTTCTTGCCTTACCAGGCCCCCTTGCCCCCCACCTTCCCCCCATCAGAGCCAGCGTTCCATCACCCCACACAAAGGGATGGTGAGTACCTCCGACCACCACAGCCACCTTtggcaacacacacagacttccTGCCCACTAAGGATAGGCCAGAGACGCCACCGATCCCAGAGCCACCACCTGAGCCTGTGCCCCACCCAACCACCCCACCTCCTCAAACACCAGAACGCTGCCCCTCGCCGGGTTCCCCAGTGCTGGATCCAGAGCGCAACAGCTTGGATTCTCGCATCGAGATGCTCCTCAAGGAGAAACGGACAAAACTGCTGCCATTTCTCGAGGAGCGAGACTCGGACACTGAGTTGCGAATGGAGGGAAGTCCGATTTCGTCTTCTTCATCGCAGATGTCGCCAATCCCCCCGTACATGGGTGGCTCTCAGGGGACGCAGCACAATTCTCGTCCCTCCAGCACAGGCTTAGAGGACATCAGCCCGACACCTCTGCCTGACTCTGAGGATGACGAGCCCATTCCCGGAACTGCCTCCATGGTCAAGAGAGCCAGCTCTCCTGTTCACGAGGAGACGACCAACAACGACCTCAAAGACGGACCTTTCAAAGGACAGACTCCTACTGACAAAATGGAAACG TGTCATCAGTCGTCAGGAGAAGACATGGAGATCTCAGAAGACGAGATGCCTGGTACGCCGATCACCAGCGGAGAATGCAGTAAAGGCATCGTTGTGAACTCGGCCGTGTCTCCGATGCAGAACATTGGTTACCACCCCCTACAGCACCAGGCCGGCTTTGAGTTCCCACACCATCACCTTGCCCCTCACTCTGCCGTCCAGGGACACCCTGCTCACCTGGCTGCACATTCAGGAGTACCTCACCACATGCTGACACACATGGGTCACTACCCTGCCAGTATGATGCCACTGATGCAGATGGAACTGTTGAACTGCTTGCGCTGGGAACAGTGGAGTACGGTCCCTATGTCCTTCCAGATGCAGCAGCAGATGCTAAGTCGCATTTCTCAAACTAGAGGACCCTACCCTTATTTGCACTACATGGACGGTGCAACGGGGGCCTTTGGAGGGCCCTACCAACCTGTCTCTATAGGGGCTACACCAGCTAACAGCACTGAGGTGCCAGGAGAGCAGTGGCAGAATCCCAGCGTACCAACCTTTAACCCTACGGTTCCACCTCCTGGATatgagacaaaaaaagaagatcCTCACAAGGCCACCGTTGAGGGTGTGCTGCTGGTCATTGTCAAAGAGCTGAAGGCCATAATGAAGAGGGACCTCAACCGCAagatggtggaggtggtggcCTTCAGGGCCTTTGATGAGTGGTGGGACAAGAAGGAACACTCGGCTAAA ATGTCTCTGACACCGGTAAAAGGCGTAGAagtgagagaagaagaaagaccTAAACCCAAAGAGATGATTGGTTCAAGTCTCCTGGAAAATTGGAACAAAGGGGAGGGTCTGGGATACGAGGGAATGGGCCTGGGAATCGGATTAAGGGGAGCAATCCGCCTGCCTTCCTTCAAG GTTAAAAGGAAAGACCCGCCTGAGGCTGCTGCAGTCAGCGACAGTAAACGAGCCCGGCCCTCAACCCCGGTGGACGAGGACCTCGCAGACGAAG atcGGGATCCGACTGAGCTTCCTTTGGATGATTCCAAAATGGACAGCGATGGGACTTCGGCAAAGCGACGGCACTCGCGGCCACTTGAGCTTGACAGCGAGGGAGAGGAGGAGATGGACACCTCAGAAAAGGAGGAGTCATTGTCGGACAGAGAGGAAGAACCTGAGGAAACAGAAGCTGCTGAAAGGTTGTCATTGGGCAAG GGAAGTGATGCTGATggtaatgaagaagaagaagaagaagctgactcatccagcagcagctcctcctcagATTCCTCTGATGATG AAGCTGAGAGTTTATCCTCGTACCAAGCCAGTTTGGACTCACAGAGCTCCGACTCCTCTGAATACGAATCCAGTGCAGACGACGAAGACGAGGAGAACAGGGATGTGGCAGCAGAGGAGAGCGAGGGTCGGGGCAAAGTGCAGATTTCGTCGTCttcctcatcttcctcctcctcctcttcatcctctgaTGAAGAGGAGGGAGAGTCCAAGACCAAACCACCTAGTCCTGTCACTGGACCGACCCCcgaggtggaggaggagccacACAGCAAAGCCAAGCGTAGACCCCCCAGCCCTGTGGAGGAGGTGAAAGATGTGAAGCCACCATCGCCAAAGACCCTCTCAG TCAAAGAAGAGGTCATCGACGGTCCTATTCCTGTCGTGAAGTCTGAGCCCCTGGAGCACACTGTGAAGCTCCggccccccacccccacagaAACCCCCATTGAAACTAAACAGGTTCCTGCAGCCAAAGGTAAAACAGAGCCTGAGGAGGTTCCATGCACCCCCGGTAGATTATCCTCCCCCTACGTAGACCCTAACACATTGATCCTCCCTCTAACTCCTCACCACGTACTAGAAGTTCCATCCCACCTGCACCCTCCCCCCACCTTTCTGACAGATGTCCCTCAGCGGGCCAGACTTCCCACTGATGAGGAGATCCCACGGACACCAGGACGGGACTTGATGGAGCGTGCAAGGAGTCTGGGTAAATCCCAGAGTACCGACACGGTGCCAAACACCCCCGGCAGTGACGCCCCACTGACAGGCAGCAGTCTGATGCTCAGCTCCCCCCACATCCCTGGTAGTCCCTTCTCCTACCCCTCACAGTCCCCCATCCTTAGCGCCGGAGTCCCTCGCACCCCAGGCAGAGACTTAACGTTCACCCCTGTGTTCCCCGACCCCACAGCGCTCACGTTCAACAGGAAAGTGTCCTCTGAGAGCCTCGACGACAGACCCGTCTTTAAGGAGCCGCCCGTCAGTGCCCTCCCCGATCAGGTGCTCCCAGCTGGCTCTGAGCAGTCTGCGAGCATCCCCGCAGAGTCTGCTGACGTGTCCAAACAATCAGACGAAACCCCGTCAAAGAAGAAAGCAGCACGATCCAAGGGTAATAAGAACCTGGAGTTGTGTGCTACTGATGAAGCCTCAGAGCTGTCCTCTGAGTCCAGCGCTCTTCCCCCCCAAGCACATCCTGGAGATCTGTCTATGCAAACCCTTTCCTCCAAGTCCCCCAAACACCCAAGCCTGGATTTCCGGGAACGAGAAGCAGAGCCTCAGACGGTGTTGTCCAGCGAGGATGGCTTCCTGTCCTACGAGGAAGAGCCACCCGTGGCCAAGCCCACGCGGAGGGCTCGGCGCGCCTGGGATGAGATCCTGCTGGGCAGCCTGTCGCCCGTCACCTCGCCACCCGGTTCCTACTTCTCCCAACGCTCCGACTTTGAGGAGGTGACCATCCTGTACGACATCTGGAACGAAGGCATCGACGAGGAGGACATACGGCTGCTGCAGGTCACCTACGACAAGATGCTGCAGCAGGACAACGGCAACGACTGGCTCAACGACACACTGTGGGTCAACCATCCTG CGACCAGCGTTCCCAGTGTGAAGAAAAAGAAGCGAGACGACGGGATGAGGGATCACACCACCGGCTGTGCACGAAGCGAAGGATATTATAAGATCGACAAGAAGGACAAGATCAAATACCTGCAGAGCACACGGCTGCTGTCAGAGGAGCCCCCGGTCGACACTCAG GGCATGAGCATCCCTGCACAGGTGCACGCCTCCACCAGAGCTGGGTCAGAGCGGCGGTCGGAGCAGCGGCGGTTGTTGTCCTCGTTTGCCTGTGACAGTGACCTGCTGAAGTTCAACCAGTTAAAG tTCCGTAAGAAGAAGATCCGATTCTGTAAATCTCACATCCACGACTGGGGTCTGTTTGCCATGGAACCCATCGCCGCCGATGAGATGGTGATCGAGTACGTCGGACAGAACATCCGACAG GTGATCGCTGACATGCGGGAGAAACGCTACGAGGAGGAAGGGATCGGAAGCAGCTACATGTTCCGCGTGGACCACGACACCATCATAGATGCAACCAAGTGTGGGAACTTTGCCCGTTTCATCAACCACAGCTGCAAC CCCAACTGTTATGCTAAAGTGATCACGGTGGAATCCCAGAAGAAGATCGTGATCTACTCGAGGCAGCCAATCAACGTCAACGAGGAGATCACGTACGACTACAAGTTCCCCATCGAGGACGAGAAGATCCCGTGTCTGTGCGGGGCCGAGAACTGTAGAGGAACGCTGAATTAA